In a genomic window of Streptomyces roseoviridis:
- a CDS encoding alcohol dehydrogenase catalytic domain-containing protein codes for MRAVTWQGRRKVSVETVPDPVLREPTDVIVRITSSGLCGSDLHLYEVLGPFLDAGDVLGHEPMGVVEEVGPEVRRLRPGSRVVVPFNVSCGTCAMCAGGLHSQCETTQVRAYGTGAALFGYTKLYGQVPGGQAEYLRVPFGDTLPIPVPEGPPDDRFVYLSDVLPTAWQAVEYAEVPPGGSLAVLGLGPIGDMAARIALLRGAELVVGIDPVADRRHRAAARGVQVLDPSDPELVDRVRDLTEGRGPHAVIDAVGMEAHGAPVARGLHSMVAHLPDALARGLMRRYGVDRLAALHLAVELVRRGGTVSLAGVYGGAADPMPMLVMFDKQLRLRMGQANVLRWVDDLMPLLTDADPLGVDDFATHRLPLSEAPGAYEMFQAKRDGVVKVLFRP; via the coding sequence ATGAGGGCCGTCACGTGGCAGGGCCGGCGGAAGGTGTCGGTGGAGACGGTGCCCGACCCCGTGCTGCGGGAGCCGACCGATGTGATCGTGCGGATCACGTCGAGCGGGCTGTGCGGGTCGGACCTGCACCTGTACGAGGTCCTCGGGCCGTTCCTGGATGCCGGCGACGTGCTCGGACACGAGCCGATGGGCGTCGTCGAGGAGGTCGGCCCTGAGGTGCGGCGGCTGCGGCCCGGCAGCCGGGTCGTGGTGCCGTTCAACGTCTCCTGCGGCACCTGCGCCATGTGCGCCGGCGGGCTGCACTCGCAGTGCGAGACCACGCAGGTGCGCGCGTACGGCACGGGTGCCGCCCTGTTCGGCTACACCAAGCTGTACGGGCAGGTGCCCGGCGGCCAGGCGGAGTACCTGCGGGTGCCGTTCGGCGACACCCTGCCGATCCCGGTGCCGGAGGGTCCGCCGGACGACCGCTTCGTCTATCTGTCGGACGTGCTGCCGACGGCGTGGCAGGCCGTGGAGTACGCGGAGGTGCCGCCCGGCGGTTCCCTCGCGGTCCTCGGGCTCGGCCCGATCGGCGACATGGCCGCCCGGATCGCCCTCCTGCGCGGGGCGGAGCTCGTCGTCGGCATCGACCCGGTGGCCGACCGCCGCCACCGGGCGGCGGCCCGCGGGGTGCAGGTCCTGGACCCGTCCGATCCTGAGCTGGTCGACCGGGTGCGGGACCTGACCGAGGGGCGGGGACCGCACGCGGTGATCGACGCGGTCGGCATGGAGGCCCACGGGGCTCCGGTCGCGCGCGGCCTGCACTCGATGGTCGCCCACCTGCCCGACGCGCTGGCGCGGGGCCTGATGCGCCGCTACGGCGTGGACCGCCTGGCGGCGCTGCACCTGGCGGTCGAGCTGGTGCGGCGCGGGGGGACGGTCTCGCTCGCCGGGGTGTACGGGGGCGCGGCGGACCCGATGCCGATGCTGGTGATGTTCGACAAGCAGCTGCGGCTGCGCATGGGGCAGGCGAACGTGCTGCGCTGGGTCGACGACCTCATGCCGCTGCTCACCGACGCCGACCCGCTGGGCGTGGACGACTTCGCCACGCACCGGCTCCCGCTGTCGGAGGCGCCGGGGGCCTACGAGATGTTCCAGGCCAAGCGGGACGGCGTGGTGAAGGTGCTCTTCAGGCCCTGA
- a CDS encoding SDR family oxidoreductase, which produces MNNQVEITLDGRSALVTGGARGLGAEIVRRLARAGAEVLVADVRQETAKELCENLLAEGLRARPVGLDVRDAEAVAELFEELDAAGGGVDVLVNCAAVDVTKSVAELTAEEMTRVITTDLLGPMYLCREGYRRMVARGGGHIVNILSTASLRTWTEAGPYSAAKTGLRAFTHTLFKEAQRDCPGIGVTGVVAGGMETPFIMERFPETDTALLQSPQVVADAVMYALSVPAGSAAAELVVVPRREVSWP; this is translated from the coding sequence ATGAACAACCAGGTGGAGATCACGCTCGACGGCCGGTCGGCGCTCGTCACCGGAGGTGCGCGGGGCCTGGGTGCGGAGATCGTGCGCAGACTGGCGCGCGCCGGGGCGGAGGTCCTGGTCGCCGACGTCCGGCAGGAGACGGCGAAGGAGCTGTGCGAGAACCTCCTGGCCGAGGGCCTGCGGGCCCGGCCGGTCGGTCTCGACGTACGGGACGCGGAGGCGGTGGCGGAGCTCTTCGAGGAGCTGGACGCGGCGGGCGGCGGGGTGGACGTGCTGGTGAACTGCGCCGCCGTGGACGTGACGAAGTCGGTGGCCGAGCTCACGGCCGAGGAGATGACCCGGGTGATCACGACCGATCTGCTCGGCCCGATGTACCTGTGCCGGGAGGGGTACCGCCGGATGGTCGCGCGGGGCGGCGGGCACATCGTGAACATCCTGTCGACGGCCTCCCTCCGCACCTGGACCGAGGCCGGCCCGTACTCCGCAGCGAAGACGGGGCTGCGCGCCTTCACGCACACGCTGTTCAAGGAGGCGCAGCGGGACTGTCCCGGGATCGGGGTCACGGGCGTCGTCGCGGGCGGCATGGAGACGCCGTTCATCATGGAGCGCTTCCCGGAGACCGACACGGCGCTCCTGCAGAGCCCGCAGGTCGTCGCGGACGCCGTGATGTACGCCCTGTCCGTGCCGGCGGGCAGCGCGGCCGCCGAGCTCGTGGTCGTCCCCCGGCGGGAGGTGTCCTGGCCGTGA
- a CDS encoding glycosyltransferase, with protein sequence MTPLHSTPSPPSDPSSTSGSPTPGKRTARSGSAPASASASASASASASASASAGASAAARSRRPLSIALVSEHASPLATLGGEDAGGQNVHVAQLAGALADRGHRVTVYTRRDDATLPETVPLRAGVLVHHVPAGPPEHLPKDELLPHMRPFARYLADRWRVDRPDVAHSHFWMSGLATLWASRETGVPFLHTYHALGIVKRRHQGAADTSPPTRVAYEREVGLGCDRVVATCRDEVEELAAMGIARAKADIVPCGVDPAVFRPDGPVARRGPYRHRLLHLGRLVPRKGAAVSVAALRRLPDTELVIAGGPPPEALDTDPEVRRLRALAAEAGVADRVSFTGAVPPAAVPVLMRSADVVLCPADYEPFGIVPLEAMACGRPLVASAVGGQQDTVAHGVNGLLVPPGNAPVLAAAARLLLADPALRAEYGRAGRRRVLQHYSWQRVAGATEASYRAVVAAHAPMAGAPL encoded by the coding sequence ATGACCCCTCTCCACTCGACTCCCTCGCCCCCGTCGGACCCCTCTTCCACTTCGGGGTCGCCGACGCCGGGCAAGAGGACGGCTCGGTCCGGCTCCGCTCCCGCGTCGGCATCCGCGTCGGCATCGGCATCGGCATCGGCGTCGGCGTCGGCGTCGGCGGGAGCGTCCGCCGCCGCCCGCTCGCGCCGCCCGCTGTCGATCGCGCTCGTCTCCGAGCACGCGAGTCCGCTCGCCACCCTCGGCGGCGAGGACGCCGGCGGTCAGAACGTGCACGTCGCCCAGCTGGCGGGCGCCCTCGCCGACCGGGGCCACCGGGTGACCGTCTACACCCGGCGGGACGACGCCACGCTGCCCGAGACGGTGCCGCTGCGGGCCGGAGTGCTCGTCCACCACGTCCCGGCGGGCCCGCCCGAGCACCTGCCGAAGGACGAACTCCTGCCGCACATGCGGCCCTTCGCCCGCTATCTGGCCGACCGGTGGCGCGTGGACCGTCCCGACGTGGCCCACTCGCACTTCTGGATGTCGGGGCTCGCCACGCTCTGGGCGAGCCGGGAGACCGGTGTGCCGTTCCTGCACACGTACCACGCGCTCGGCATCGTGAAGCGGCGCCACCAGGGCGCCGCCGACACGAGTCCGCCGACCCGCGTCGCGTACGAGAGGGAGGTGGGCCTCGGCTGCGACCGGGTCGTCGCCACCTGCCGTGACGAGGTGGAGGAACTGGCCGCCATGGGCATAGCCCGGGCCAAGGCCGACATCGTCCCCTGCGGTGTCGACCCGGCCGTCTTCCGGCCGGACGGACCGGTCGCACGGCGCGGCCCGTACCGCCATCGGCTGCTGCACCTGGGCCGGCTCGTGCCCCGGAAGGGCGCGGCCGTCTCCGTCGCCGCGCTCCGGCGGCTGCCGGACACCGAGCTCGTGATCGCCGGCGGGCCCCCGCCCGAGGCGCTCGACACCGACCCGGAGGTGCGGCGGCTGCGCGCGCTCGCCGCCGAGGCGGGCGTCGCGGACCGGGTGTCCTTCACCGGAGCGGTGCCGCCGGCGGCGGTGCCGGTGCTGATGCGCAGCGCCGACGTCGTCCTGTGCCCGGCGGACTACGAGCCGTTCGGCATCGTGCCCCTGGAGGCGATGGCCTGCGGCCGGCCGCTGGTCGCCAGCGCGGTGGGCGGCCAGCAGGACACGGTGGCCCACGGCGTGAACGGCCTGCTGGTGCCCCCCGGCAACGCGCCGGTGCTCGCGGCGGCGGCACGGCTGCTGCTGGCCGATCCCGCGCTGCGCGCGGAGTACGGCAGGGCCGGGCGCCGCCGGGTCCTGCAGCACTACTCCTGGCAGCGCGTGGCCGGGGCGACGGAAGCCTCCTACCGGGCGGTCGTCGCCGCGCACGCGCCGATGGCCGGAGCGCCGCTCTGA
- a CDS encoding glycosyltransferase family 9 protein has product MRRAAEEVARGRGRPVALVLRALGLGDLLTAVPALRALRRGLPDHELVLAAPAELEPVARATGCVDRLLPASGPGRSVPAVLPRDARAPRLAVNLHGRGPDSHRLLAGLGPEHLWAFGHPAVPGVRGPAWAPEEHERVRWCRLLRWYGLDADPDDVRIAAPAGPGPVPPGAVVVHPGAQSAARRWPVDRFAAVVRGVRRAGLPVVVTAGPGEAPLARSVAEHAGLAPSAVVGGDAGVPFEELCGLVAHARCVVVGDTGLAHLATALGTRSVVLFGPVSPALWGPPDTGPHRALWHPGEGQEVARPGDPHADRPDPRLMEITVDEVLDAVLEPTAGGAAPTAPGPGSVVQAASR; this is encoded by the coding sequence GTGAGGCGGGCGGCCGAGGAGGTGGCCCGCGGCCGTGGCCGGCCGGTGGCGCTGGTGCTGCGGGCGCTGGGGCTCGGGGACCTGCTGACCGCCGTACCGGCGCTGCGGGCGCTGCGCCGTGGGCTGCCGGACCATGAACTGGTGCTCGCCGCCCCGGCGGAGCTGGAGCCGGTGGCGCGGGCCACCGGGTGCGTGGACCGGTTGCTCCCGGCCTCCGGTCCGGGGCGGAGCGTGCCCGCCGTGCTGCCCCGGGACGCACGGGCGCCGCGCCTCGCGGTGAACCTGCACGGCCGCGGGCCGGACAGTCACCGTCTGCTCGCCGGTCTGGGGCCGGAGCACCTGTGGGCGTTCGGGCACCCGGCCGTCCCCGGGGTGCGGGGCCCGGCCTGGGCGCCGGAGGAGCACGAGCGGGTGCGCTGGTGCCGGCTGCTGCGCTGGTACGGGCTGGACGCCGACCCCGACGACGTACGGATCGCGGCCCCGGCCGGGCCGGGTCCCGTGCCGCCGGGGGCGGTCGTGGTGCATCCGGGAGCGCAGTCGGCAGCGCGGCGCTGGCCGGTGGACCGTTTCGCGGCGGTGGTACGGGGCGTCCGCCGGGCGGGCCTGCCGGTGGTGGTGACGGCCGGTCCGGGCGAGGCGCCGCTGGCGCGGTCGGTCGCCGAGCACGCCGGTCTGGCCCCGTCCGCGGTGGTGGGCGGGGACGCGGGGGTGCCGTTCGAGGAGCTGTGCGGGCTGGTCGCCCACGCGCGCTGCGTGGTGGTGGGCGACACCGGTCTCGCCCATCTGGCGACGGCGCTCGGCACCCGCTCGGTGGTGCTGTTCGGGCCGGTGTCGCCGGCGCTCTGGGGGCCGCCGGACACGGGTCCGCACCGGGCGCTGTGGCATCCCGGGGAGGGTCAGGAGGTGGCGCGGCCGGGCGACCCGCATGCGGACCGCCCCGATCCGCGGCTGATGGAGATCACGGTGGACGAGGTCCTGGACGCGGTCCTGGAACCGACGGCGGGCGGGGCCGCTCCCACGGCTCCCGGCCCGGGGAGCGTCGTCCAGGCGGCGAGCCGATGA
- a CDS encoding transketolase gives MTAPATTTLGPRSDLSQVFELAQQLRVDSVRASTAAGSGHPTSSLSAADLMAVLMTRHLRYDWDAPDDPAGDHLVFSKGHASPLLYAMFKAAGAIGDDELMTTYRRLGHRLQGHPTPELPWVDVATGSLGQGIGYAVGIALAVRDLEKRSSRVWVLCGDSEMSEGSVWEALDKAGHHRLANLTVLIDVNRLGQRGPTELEWDTGAYARRAEAFGCRAIEVDGHDLEEVDRALTTAADGQAPTVIVARTVKGRGVAEVADKGGWHGKALPEDMAERAVAELGGVRDLRVRGPRPSADPSAVSPAGTGRGGAVTVELPRYEVGDEVATRKAFGAALAALGARPEVVALDAEVGNSTHAEEFGKVHPERYFQAYIAEQQMIADAVGMAVRGFRPYATTFAAFLTRAHDFIRMAAVSRITMALCGTHSGVEIGADGPSQMGVEDLAMMRAVLGSTVLYPSDATSTAALTAAMADLDGISYLRTTRGSYPVLYGPDESFPVGGSKTLREHGADDRVTLVGAGVTLQECLAAADELAAEGVRARVVDLYSVKPVDTATLARAARETGALVVVEDHHPEGGIGEAVLSALAADGGPRPAFAHLAVTQLPGSGTTPELLDACGISRTHIARAARSLVAG, from the coding sequence ATGACCGCACCCGCCACCACCACGCTCGGCCCCCGGAGCGACCTGTCCCAGGTCTTCGAGCTCGCCCAGCAGCTGCGGGTGGACTCCGTGCGCGCCAGTACGGCGGCGGGCTCCGGGCATCCCACCTCCAGCCTGTCGGCGGCCGACCTGATGGCGGTGCTGATGACCCGCCATCTGCGCTACGACTGGGACGCGCCCGACGACCCGGCCGGCGACCACCTGGTGTTCTCCAAGGGGCACGCCTCGCCGCTGCTGTACGCGATGTTCAAGGCCGCCGGCGCGATCGGCGACGACGAGCTGATGACGACGTACCGCCGCCTCGGGCACCGCCTCCAGGGCCACCCGACGCCCGAACTGCCGTGGGTGGACGTGGCCACCGGTTCCCTCGGCCAGGGCATCGGCTACGCCGTCGGCATCGCGCTCGCGGTCCGGGACCTGGAGAAGCGGTCCTCGCGCGTGTGGGTGCTGTGCGGGGACAGCGAGATGTCCGAGGGGTCGGTGTGGGAGGCGCTCGACAAGGCCGGACACCACCGGCTGGCCAACCTCACCGTCCTGATCGACGTGAACCGGCTCGGTCAGCGCGGTCCCACCGAGCTGGAGTGGGACACCGGCGCGTACGCCCGCCGGGCCGAGGCGTTCGGGTGCCGGGCGATCGAGGTCGACGGCCACGACCTGGAGGAGGTCGACCGGGCCCTGACCACGGCCGCCGACGGGCAGGCGCCCACCGTGATCGTCGCGAGGACGGTCAAGGGCCGCGGTGTGGCGGAGGTGGCGGACAAGGGCGGCTGGCACGGCAAGGCGCTGCCCGAGGACATGGCCGAGCGGGCCGTCGCCGAGCTCGGCGGCGTACGCGACCTGCGGGTGCGCGGTCCGCGGCCGTCCGCCGACCCGTCCGCCGTCTCGCCCGCCGGTACGGGGCGGGGTGGTGCCGTCACCGTCGAGCTGCCCCGTTACGAGGTCGGTGACGAGGTCGCCACCCGGAAGGCGTTCGGCGCCGCCCTGGCCGCCCTCGGCGCGCGGCCCGAGGTCGTCGCCCTGGACGCGGAGGTCGGCAACTCGACCCACGCGGAGGAGTTCGGCAAGGTCCACCCGGAGCGGTACTTCCAGGCGTACATCGCCGAGCAGCAGATGATCGCCGACGCGGTCGGCATGGCGGTCCGCGGCTTCCGCCCGTACGCCACCACCTTCGCCGCCTTCCTCACCCGCGCCCACGACTTCATCCGCATGGCCGCCGTCTCGCGGATCACGATGGCCCTGTGCGGCACGCACAGCGGTGTCGAGATCGGCGCGGACGGCCCCTCGCAGATGGGCGTCGAGGACCTCGCCATGATGCGGGCCGTGCTCGGCTCGACGGTGCTCTATCCGAGTGACGCCACGTCGACGGCCGCGCTGACCGCGGCCATGGCCGACCTGGACGGCATCTCCTATCTGCGCACGACCCGCGGGTCCTATCCGGTCCTGTACGGGCCCGACGAGTCCTTCCCGGTGGGCGGTTCGAAGACGCTGCGCGAGCACGGCGCGGACGACCGGGTCACCCTGGTCGGCGCCGGGGTCACGCTGCAGGAGTGCCTGGCCGCCGCCGACGAGCTGGCCGCCGAGGGCGTACGGGCCCGGGTCGTCGACCTGTACTCCGTGAAGCCCGTCGACACCGCGACGCTGGCCCGCGCCGCACGGGAGACCGGCGCCCTCGTCGTCGTCGAGGACCACCACCCCGAGGGCGGCATCGGCGAGGCGGTCCTGTCGGCGCTGGCGGCGGACGGCGGTCCCCGGCCCGCGTTCGCCCACCTCGCCGTCACGCAGCTGCCCGGCTCGGGCACGACGCCGGAGCTCCTCGACGCCTGCGGCATCTCCCGCACCCACATCGCCCGCGCCGCCCGTTCCCTCGTGGCCGGTTAG
- a CDS encoding SIS domain-containing protein codes for MNESEIYEDARLHCRALCQAVESLGGADLRRLARWGRRLAAVLTDGGRLLAAGNGGSAAQAQHLTAELVGRYRDERPAYSALALHAETSSVTAIGNDYGFEQVFARQVAAHGRPGDLLVLLSTSGHSPNLLSAAVTARSRGLAVWALTGPGPNPLAEAADDALTIDAPTTATVQEAHLVVVHLLCEFFDATLVGAGASDGRTTTGTGAAAGLTGGGRYAGTPYRAAGPAGAEGEGRPGGGASVGWRTP; via the coding sequence ATGAACGAATCCGAGATCTACGAGGACGCACGGCTGCACTGCCGGGCGCTGTGCCAGGCCGTCGAGAGCCTCGGCGGGGCGGACCTGCGACGGCTCGCCCGGTGGGGACGGCGGCTCGCGGCGGTGCTCACCGACGGCGGACGGCTGCTCGCCGCCGGCAACGGCGGCAGCGCCGCCCAGGCGCAGCACCTCACGGCGGAGCTGGTGGGGCGCTACCGCGACGAGCGTCCGGCCTACTCGGCGCTGGCGCTGCACGCGGAGACGTCCAGCGTCACGGCCATCGGCAACGACTACGGCTTCGAACAGGTCTTCGCCCGCCAGGTGGCGGCGCACGGTCGTCCCGGAGACCTCCTCGTGCTGCTGTCGACCTCGGGCCACAGTCCCAACCTCCTCTCCGCCGCGGTGACCGCCCGCTCGCGCGGCCTCGCCGTCTGGGCCCTGACCGGCCCCGGCCCCAATCCCCTGGCCGAGGCCGCCGACGACGCCCTGACCATCGACGCCCCGACCACGGCCACCGTGCAGGAGGCCCACCTGGTCGTCGTCCACCTGCTGTGCGAGTTCTTCGACGCGACCCTGGTGGGCGCGGGCGCGTCGGACGGCCGTACGACCACGGGGACGGGTGCGGCGGCGGGCCTCACGGGCGGCGGTCGCTACGCGGGCACGCCGTACCGGGCCGCCGGTCCGGCGGGCGCCGAGGGCGAGGGGCGTCCCGGCGGCGGGGCGTCGGTGGGCTGGAGGACGCCGTGA
- the rfaE2 gene encoding D-glycero-beta-D-manno-heptose 1-phosphate adenylyltransferase → MSRGPLVVVGDLLLDEDIEGEASRLAPDAPAPVVDVAGVRRRAGGAGLAAVLAARLSDRRTDPATGRRRDPKPARRTGRAGTLSGVEAAPDAGPLADVQVAPDAGPLADVQVAPGAGPLADVQVAPGAGPLADVQVAPGAGALAGVEVAPHVEVAPHVEAAPGAESVHDSEVPPGVATAPRVASLPDSEAAAGVEVVLVTALGSDEAGEIARRCLGDGIRVVAVPLDGTLPVKTRVLAGGRPLLRLDRGGGTPGRPGPEVLRVLESAGAILVADYGRGTADVLRDALTEAARRVPLVWDPHPRGGPPVAGARLATPNAKEAAAFSDRPGSSLRAHADRGADLAERWGVTHVAVTLGAAGALLTRAGSTAPLLVPAPPVAGGDPCGAGDCFAAAAAVALAAGALPEEAVERAVAEAAAFVGAGGASAVSGEATPSAPPSHGAEPPGDAFALARRVRARGGTVVATGGCFDLLHAGHVGLLERAARIGDCLIVCVNSDASLARLKGPGRPLTPLADRMRVLAALGSVDAVVAFDEDTPERLLEALRPDVWVKGGDYSPDGLPETRALRRWGGQTVVLPYLDGRSTTRIAHRAARAAAAGRRAR, encoded by the coding sequence GTGAGCCGCGGGCCGCTGGTCGTCGTGGGTGATCTGCTCCTCGACGAGGACATCGAGGGCGAGGCGAGCCGGCTGGCGCCGGACGCGCCGGCGCCGGTGGTGGACGTGGCGGGGGTCCGCCGGCGGGCGGGCGGGGCGGGGCTGGCCGCGGTCCTGGCGGCGCGTCTCTCGGACCGGCGGACGGATCCGGCGACCGGCCGGCGCAGGGACCCGAAGCCCGCCCGGCGGACCGGACGGGCCGGGACCCTGTCCGGCGTCGAGGCGGCGCCCGACGCAGGACCCCTGGCCGACGTCCAGGTCGCGCCCGACGCAGGGCCCCTGGCCGACGTCCAGGTCGCGCCCGGCGCAGGACCCCTGGCCGACGTCCAGGTCGCGCCCGGCGCAGGACCCCTGGCCGACGTCCAGGTCGCGCCCGGCGCAGGAGCCCTGGCCGGCGTCGAGGTCGCGCCCCACGTCGAGGTCGCGCCCCACGTCGAGGCGGCGCCCGGCGCGGAGTCCGTGCACGACAGCGAGGTCCCGCCCGGCGTCGCAACGGCGCCCCGCGTGGCGTCCCTGCCCGACAGCGAGGCCGCCGCGGGCGTCGAGGTCGTGCTCGTCACCGCGCTGGGCTCCGACGAGGCCGGCGAGATCGCCCGGCGGTGCCTGGGCGACGGGATCCGGGTCGTCGCCGTCCCCCTCGACGGCACCCTGCCGGTCAAGACGCGGGTCCTGGCCGGCGGTCGGCCGCTCCTGCGCCTCGACCGGGGCGGCGGCACCCCGGGGCGGCCGGGTCCCGAGGTCCTGCGCGTGCTGGAGTCGGCGGGGGCGATCCTGGTCGCCGACTACGGCCGGGGCACGGCCGACGTGCTGCGCGACGCCCTCACCGAGGCGGCCCGCCGCGTACCCCTCGTATGGGATCCGCATCCCCGCGGCGGCCCGCCCGTCGCCGGAGCCCGCCTGGCGACCCCGAACGCCAAGGAGGCCGCGGCCTTCAGCGACCGTCCGGGCTCCTCCCTGCGCGCCCACGCGGACCGGGGCGCCGACCTCGCGGAACGGTGGGGGGTCACCCATGTCGCCGTCACCCTCGGCGCGGCGGGGGCGCTGCTGACCCGGGCCGGTTCGACGGCTCCGCTGCTGGTGCCGGCGCCCCCCGTCGCGGGGGGCGATCCGTGCGGCGCGGGCGACTGCTTCGCCGCGGCGGCGGCGGTGGCCCTCGCCGCCGGTGCCCTGCCGGAGGAGGCGGTGGAACGGGCGGTGGCCGAGGCCGCCGCGTTCGTCGGCGCGGGGGGCGCCTCGGCGGTGTCCGGCGAGGCGACGCCGTCCGCGCCGCCGTCGCACGGCGCCGAGCCGCCCGGGGACGCCTTCGCCCTCGCCCGCCGCGTCCGGGCCCGGGGCGGCACCGTGGTCGCCACCGGCGGCTGCTTCGACCTGCTGCACGCCGGCCACGTGGGCCTCCTCGAACGCGCCGCGCGGATCGGGGACTGCCTGATCGTGTGCGTGAACTCGGACGCCTCCCTGGCCCGCCTCAAGGGCCCCGGGCGTCCCCTGACCCCGCTCGCGGACCGGATGCGGGTCCTGGCCGCCCTCGGCAGCGTGGACGCGGTCGTGGCCTTCGACGAGGACACCCCGGAACGCCTCCTGGAGGCCCTGCGGCCGGACGTGTGGGTCAAGGGCGGCGACTACTCGCCCGACGGCCTCCCGGAGACCCGGGCGCTGCGGCGCTGGGGCGGCCAGACCGTCGTGCTGCCCTACCTCGACGGCCGCTCGACCACCCGGATCGCCCACCGGGCGGCCCGCGCCGCGGCGGCGGGACGGAGGGCCCGGTGA
- a CDS encoding MFS transporter gives MRWWAVAHLVSNTGTWMQLTVQNLLVLQITGSPAAAGLSLSAQAAPGLLMGLLGGAAVDRWPRKVTAALAQVTLGLVALATAALVALDQLNLPVLIGLAVLTGLVATVDGPACALLGNDLVPVRDVPSAIGVGSLAHSAGRLAGAALAGITVATLGTAAAYVANGVSFFFVAAVIPFLTLIRPQHGPAKAARGRAGAGPADGAERTAGSDGPGRAAASGLPDAADTSVRGGLLFFARRPRLVALAALNAVSALFGRNYSLTLAVLVTGPLAGSASSFSAVSSALAVGGIVGAVLGARLRSPRVRMVALLTAGGALLQVAAGVSPSLAFLVVLALPMAVAESVTDTAQNTLLQTDPPPHMRGRVLGAWNSIRTLWGLAAPPTLGLLMEVLGARGALVTGGLVVAAAVTAGWLLRGPRSAGATVRPVAVPVPVAVPVPEPVPVAVPVPEPVPVAVAVPVPEQVPVHVPVTRPALESAA, from the coding sequence ATGCGTTGGTGGGCCGTCGCCCATCTCGTCTCCAACACCGGCACCTGGATGCAGCTGACCGTCCAGAACCTGCTGGTCCTCCAGATCACCGGCTCGCCCGCCGCCGCCGGTCTGTCCCTCTCCGCCCAGGCGGCCCCCGGCCTCCTCATGGGGCTGCTCGGCGGAGCCGCCGTCGACCGCTGGCCCCGCAAGGTCACGGCCGCCCTCGCCCAGGTGACCCTCGGCCTCGTCGCCCTGGCCACCGCCGCCCTGGTGGCCCTCGACCAGCTGAACCTGCCCGTGCTCATCGGCCTCGCCGTGCTCACCGGCCTCGTCGCCACCGTGGACGGTCCCGCCTGCGCGCTGCTCGGCAACGACCTCGTCCCCGTGCGGGACGTGCCCTCGGCCATCGGCGTGGGCTCGCTCGCCCACAGCGCGGGCCGGCTCGCGGGAGCCGCCCTGGCCGGCATCACCGTCGCCACGCTCGGCACGGCGGCCGCCTACGTCGCCAACGGCGTCTCGTTCTTCTTCGTGGCCGCGGTCATCCCCTTCCTGACCCTGATCCGTCCCCAGCACGGCCCGGCGAAGGCCGCCCGGGGACGCGCCGGGGCCGGACCGGCCGACGGCGCCGAGCGGACGGCCGGGTCGGACGGGCCCGGCAGGGCCGCCGCCTCCGGCCTGCCGGACGCCGCCGACACCAGCGTCCGCGGGGGGCTGCTGTTCTTCGCCCGCCGCCCGCGGCTCGTCGCCCTCGCGGCCCTGAACGCGGTCAGCGCCCTCTTCGGCCGCAACTACTCCCTCACCCTGGCGGTCCTGGTCACCGGCCCGCTCGCCGGCTCCGCGAGCTCCTTCAGCGCCGTCTCCTCGGCCCTGGCCGTCGGCGGCATCGTCGGCGCGGTGCTCGGCGCGCGGCTGCGCAGCCCCCGCGTCCGCATGGTCGCCCTGCTCACCGCGGGCGGCGCGCTCCTCCAGGTCGCCGCGGGTGTCTCCCCCTCCCTGGCGTTCCTCGTGGTGCTCGCCCTGCCCATGGCCGTCGCCGAGTCCGTCACCGACACCGCCCAGAACACGCTGCTCCAGACCGACCCGCCGCCCCACATGCGCGGCCGCGTCCTCGGCGCCTGGAACAGCATCCGCACGCTCTGGGGCCTGGCCGCGCCGCCGACCCTGGGCCTGCTCATGGAGGTCCTGGGCGCGCGGGGCGCCCTGGTCACCGGCGGCCTCGTCGTCGCCGCGGCGGTGACCGCCGGATGGCTGCTGCGCGGCCCCCGGTCCGCCGGCGCGACCGTCCGCCCGGTCGCGGTTCCGGTCCCGGTCGCGGTCCCTGTGCCGGAGCCGGTCCCGGTCGCGGTCCCTGTGCCGGAGCCGGTCCCGGTCGCGGTCGCGGTCCCTGTGCCGGAGCAGGTCCCGGTCCACGTGCCCGTCACCCGGCCCGCCCTGGAGAGCGCGGCCTGA